From one Verrucomicrobiota bacterium genomic stretch:
- the lepA gene encoding translation elongation factor 4 produces MSALNHIRNFCIIAHIDHGKTTLSDRLLEATHTVQKRKMQDQLLDSMDLERERGITIKCHPVTMRYQSPNGGEFLLNLIDTPGHVDFSYEVSRSIAACEGALLLIDASQGIEAQTVANANLAIAQELVIIPVLNKIDLQSAQPDVILTQLEDVLAIPREEALMASAKSGLGIDAILEAVVSRIPPPRGSDYPQTRCLVFDSVFDTYQGVICYLRVFSGEVKIGDEMLLMGTQQRVQVKDVGIFSPQMTSTKTLTAGQVGYIVTNIKDVSEIKIGDTITHYSDPAAEMLPGYKEVHPMVFSGLYPIDTSDYEKLKAALARLQLNDAALVYQSESSMALGFGFRCGFLGLLHMEIVQERIRREYNLDVISTYPSVVYHVYKTDGEELVVDNPLHLPDPSSIASIQEPMIRAMIHIPNESIGDMLMLVAEKRGTCVRTDTVDAHRVMLCCELPLNEVLVDFNDRLKSITKGYGSMDYELMGYQTSNLVKMDLLVNGEAIDAFSLIVHKEKAVTRGRELCQKLKEILPRQMFAIAIQAAIGSTIIARETLGAYRKDVTAKCYGGDITRKRKLLEKQKEGKKKMKQIGKVSIPQDAFIKILKSST; encoded by the coding sequence ATGAGCGCGCTGAACCACATCCGGAACTTTTGTATCATTGCCCACATCGATCACGGGAAGACGACGCTCTCCGATCGTCTCCTCGAAGCCACCCATACGGTACAAAAGCGCAAGATGCAGGATCAGCTCTTGGATTCGATGGATCTCGAGCGTGAACGCGGGATTACCATCAAGTGTCATCCGGTCACCATGCGCTACCAGAGCCCAAATGGCGGAGAATTTCTTCTCAACCTCATCGATACGCCGGGACATGTCGATTTTTCCTACGAAGTTTCCCGAAGTATTGCAGCCTGCGAAGGAGCACTATTATTAATTGATGCGTCCCAAGGGATCGAAGCACAAACGGTTGCCAACGCAAACCTAGCCATCGCACAAGAACTTGTAATTATTCCCGTCCTGAATAAAATCGACCTTCAAAGTGCACAGCCGGATGTTATCCTCACCCAGCTCGAGGACGTTCTAGCGATTCCGCGTGAAGAAGCGCTCATGGCGAGTGCGAAGTCCGGTCTCGGGATTGATGCTATTTTAGAAGCCGTTGTCTCACGAATTCCTCCTCCGCGTGGGAGTGATTATCCGCAAACTCGATGCCTTGTTTTTGATTCTGTCTTTGATACTTACCAGGGCGTAATCTGTTATCTCCGTGTTTTTTCCGGAGAGGTTAAAATCGGTGACGAAATGCTCTTAATGGGGACGCAGCAACGTGTCCAGGTGAAAGACGTTGGAATTTTTTCTCCGCAAATGACATCGACAAAAACGCTTACAGCGGGCCAAGTCGGCTATATTGTCACAAACATCAAGGATGTTTCCGAGATTAAGATTGGCGATACGATCACGCACTATAGTGATCCTGCAGCGGAGATGCTCCCGGGGTATAAAGAGGTGCACCCGATGGTTTTCAGTGGGCTGTATCCGATTGATACCTCGGATTATGAAAAACTCAAGGCGGCGCTCGCGCGGCTACAACTCAATGACGCAGCGCTCGTTTACCAGTCGGAGAGCTCGATGGCGCTTGGTTTTGGCTTCCGGTGCGGATTTTTAGGGCTACTCCATATGGAGATTGTCCAAGAACGGATTCGACGAGAGTATAACCTCGATGTCATTTCCACATATCCCAGCGTTGTGTATCACGTCTACAAGACTGATGGAGAGGAGCTCGTGGTTGATAATCCTCTCCATTTGCCCGATCCGTCCTCGATCGCTTCGATCCAGGAGCCGATGATCCGTGCGATGATCCATATCCCTAACGAATCGATAGGTGATATGTTGATGTTGGTCGCAGAGAAACGCGGTACTTGTGTGCGAACCGATACCGTAGATGCACATCGTGTGATGTTATGCTGTGAGTTACCGCTGAATGAGGTGCTGGTCGATTTTAATGATCGCCTAAAAAGTATTACGAAGGGCTATGGATCGATGGACTATGAGCTGATGGGCTATCAAACCTCGAATCTCGTGAAGATGGACCTTTTAGTCAACGGCGAGGCAATTGATGCATTTTCACTCATCGTGCATAAAGAAAAAGCGGTTACGCGCGGGCGAGAACTTTGCCAAAAGCTTAAGGAAATCCTCCCACGACAGATGTTTGCGATCGCGATTCAGGCGGCGATTGGAAGTACGATTATTGCACGTGAAACGCTGGGGGCATACCGAAAAGATGTTACGGCGAAGTGCTACGGTGGTGACATTACGCGAAAACGTAAGCTGTTGGAAAAGCAAAAGGAGGGGAAGAAAAAGATGAAACAGATCGGTAAGGTTTCGATTCCACAGGATGCGTTCATTAAAATCCTAAAATCGTCGACCTAG
- the accC gene encoding acetyl-CoA carboxylase biotin carboxylase subunit, whose protein sequence is MFEKILIANRGEIALRVIRTCRELGIKTLAVYSEADEQSLHVQLADEAICIGSAPAPESYLRADRIFSAAEVGNVDAIHPGYGFLSENPLFAEQCRDCKINFIGPSPEVIRQMGNKSIAKEMAKRAKVPVVPGSEGTVNDEKEGLKVAEEIGFPIIIKAVAGGGGKGMRLVFNSVSFSKEFNIARAEAEKNFGNGAVYIEKYVEDPRHIEVQVIADRSGKVLHLGERDCSIQRRYQKVIEEAPSGFLDDSLRHKMGDAAVRLAKQCGYENAGTVEFLVDKRGNFYFMEMNTRIQVEHGVTEEALGLDLIDLQLRIAAGEKIPFEQKHVKFIKHAIECRINAEDPDRNFAPCPGEVSLYYAPGGNGIRVDSHVYGGYRIPQYYDSMIGKLIATGSTRELAINRMGRALGEYIIRGVSTTIPFCKQIMSDNDFRAGNVTTKFIEEFMKRTHRA, encoded by the coding sequence ATGTTCGAAAAAATCCTCATCGCCAATCGAGGAGAAATTGCGCTACGGGTGATTCGGACCTGTCGAGAGCTCGGGATTAAGACGCTTGCCGTCTATTCCGAAGCGGATGAGCAGTCCCTCCACGTCCAATTAGCGGATGAAGCGATTTGTATCGGTAGCGCACCGGCACCCGAGAGCTATCTCCGTGCGGACCGTATTTTTAGTGCTGCCGAAGTCGGTAATGTTGACGCGATTCATCCCGGCTACGGATTTTTATCCGAGAATCCACTGTTTGCCGAACAATGTCGCGACTGTAAGATTAACTTTATCGGTCCCAGCCCGGAAGTAATCCGTCAGATGGGCAACAAGTCCATCGCGAAAGAAATGGCCAAACGGGCAAAAGTCCCGGTAGTCCCTGGCAGCGAAGGTACCGTGAATGACGAAAAAGAGGGCCTCAAAGTGGCCGAAGAAATAGGCTTCCCCATCATCATCAAAGCAGTTGCTGGCGGTGGTGGAAAAGGAATGCGTCTCGTCTTTAATTCGGTTTCCTTCAGCAAAGAATTTAACATTGCACGTGCAGAGGCCGAGAAAAACTTTGGCAACGGTGCAGTTTATATTGAAAAATACGTCGAAGATCCCCGACACATCGAAGTCCAAGTCATAGCCGATCGCTCCGGAAAAGTACTCCACCTCGGAGAGCGCGATTGCTCGATTCAGCGCCGCTACCAAAAAGTCATTGAAGAAGCCCCATCCGGATTCTTAGACGACAGCCTACGCCACAAAATGGGGGATGCCGCCGTTCGCCTCGCAAAACAATGCGGCTATGAAAACGCGGGAACGGTCGAGTTCCTCGTCGATAAACGCGGAAATTTCTACTTCATGGAGATGAATACACGGATCCAAGTCGAGCACGGGGTGACTGAAGAAGCGCTCGGTCTCGACCTAATCGACCTCCAGCTCCGGATTGCCGCCGGCGAAAAAATTCCCTTCGAACAAAAACACGTTAAATTTATTAAGCACGCGATCGAGTGTCGCATCAATGCCGAAGATCCCGACCGGAATTTCGCACCCTGTCCCGGCGAAGTCTCGCTCTACTATGCCCCAGGCGGCAATGGAATCCGTGTCGATAGCCATGTCTACGGCGGCTACCGCATTCCGCAATATTACGACAGCATGATCGGCAAATTAATCGCGACCGGTTCGACTCGCGAACTTGCTATTAACCGCATGGGACGTGCTCTCGGAGAATACATTATCCGCGGTGTTTCGACAACGATTCCGTTTTGTAAACAGATTATGTCCGACAACGATTTTCGTGCCGGCAATGTGACGACGAAATTCATCGAGGAATTTATGAAACGTACTCATCGGGCGTAA
- a CDS encoding MFS transporter, with product MKIHHQTLLYDSFRYFFQGALDIEFRTTILLIAIKVFDMPMRYKATLMSVGYLSMLFTPVSLQLMNRSRWNPMQFSAFYFFVIAITLGITVGLQNCLLFCMLTSIARICYKQQIPLMIGVYRNNYTETQRGFCVGIAFACLAIGGILFAHWSKNVLAENPNHFEPILLLSAVFSTLCALCFLKIPAQKIFYPQKPSLWANFLLLKRDILFSKILFFWTLIAVATQMTMPLRVEYLASHRQGLDLSAAHVLAILAVTQTVARVLSAPLWGKFYDHVHFVTMRQCVTLCFTIGIPLFFLTDDLRIIQLANILIGIGHGGGGIIWSLWVANIAPKDQVSDYMSADTAIVGLRDGLAIWFGYILLEHTTSYGIVSIVALGLLLYSLWGFWHLRSAIQMRTQSVA from the coding sequence ATGAAAATTCACCACCAAACGCTTTTATACGACAGTTTCCGGTATTTTTTTCAGGGGGCGCTAGACATTGAATTTCGCACGACGATTTTACTGATTGCGATTAAGGTTTTCGACATGCCGATGCGCTACAAAGCGACGTTGATGTCGGTCGGCTATTTGAGTATGTTATTCACGCCGGTTTCGTTACAGTTGATGAACCGATCACGCTGGAATCCGATGCAATTTTCAGCGTTTTATTTTTTCGTCATTGCGATTACACTGGGGATTACCGTTGGCCTTCAGAACTGCCTCTTATTTTGTATGCTTACATCGATTGCGCGCATTTGCTACAAACAGCAGATTCCGTTGATGATCGGTGTTTATCGCAACAATTACACCGAAACGCAACGGGGATTTTGCGTTGGCATCGCATTTGCTTGCTTAGCGATTGGGGGGATTCTTTTTGCCCACTGGTCTAAAAACGTTTTAGCGGAAAACCCAAACCACTTTGAACCCATTTTACTACTCTCCGCGGTCTTTTCGACTCTCTGTGCCTTGTGTTTTTTAAAGATCCCGGCACAGAAAATTTTTTACCCGCAAAAACCATCCTTATGGGCAAACTTTTTACTCCTGAAACGCGATATACTATTTAGTAAGATTCTTTTTTTCTGGACGTTGATTGCCGTTGCTACGCAGATGACGATGCCGTTACGCGTCGAATACCTTGCCAGCCACCGCCAAGGCCTCGATCTTTCTGCAGCCCATGTTTTAGCGATTCTAGCCGTTACGCAAACCGTTGCACGCGTTTTAAGCGCCCCACTCTGGGGAAAATTTTACGACCACGTCCACTTCGTGACGATGCGACAATGCGTCACGCTCTGCTTTACGATCGGCATTCCCCTCTTCTTTCTAACAGATGACCTACGCATCATCCAACTCGCAAACATTTTAATCGGCATCGGTCATGGCGGTGGCGGCATTATTTGGAGTCTCTGGGTTGCCAATATTGCCCCCAAAGACCAAGTCAGCGACTACATGAGCGCCGATACAGCGATCGTCGGCCTACGTGATGGTCTTGCGATTTGGTTCGGTTATATTCTCCTCGAACACACAACTTCCTATGGAATTGTCAGCATTGTTGCGCTTGGGTTATTACTCTATTCGCTCTGGGGCTTTTGGCACTTAAGGAGTGCGATCCAAATGCGTACACAAAGTGTTGCCTAA
- the accB gene encoding acetyl-CoA carboxylase biotin carboxyl carrier protein produces the protein MEKKDIEDLIAIMERSSLAEIEIADGNTRIVLRKNIPTAAPVMPPPAAFNFQPQLTGTTSEPPVSPVSCDNYHIIKSPMVGTFYSAPSPESEPFVQVGSHVDVDTPVCILEAMKVMNEIQSDVSGTIREILVKNGQAVEFGQPLFRVEV, from the coding sequence TTGGAAAAGAAAGATATAGAAGATCTTATCGCGATTATGGAACGTTCGAGTCTCGCAGAAATCGAGATCGCGGACGGTAATACCCGTATCGTTTTACGTAAAAATATCCCAACCGCAGCTCCGGTGATGCCACCGCCCGCTGCCTTTAATTTCCAGCCTCAGCTTACCGGAACGACTTCCGAACCACCCGTTAGCCCGGTTTCGTGCGATAACTACCATATCATTAAATCGCCCATGGTGGGGACGTTCTATAGCGCCCCTTCGCCGGAAAGTGAACCTTTTGTACAGGTCGGTAGCCATGTCGATGTCGATACACCAGTGTGTATCCTCGAGGCCATGAAGGTGATGAACGAGATCCAATCCGATGTCTCCGGTACCATTCGCGAGATTCTCGTTAAAAATGGGCAAGCGGTCGAATTTGGTCAACCGCTCTTCCGCGTGGAGGTCTAG
- a CDS encoding beta-ketoacyl-[acyl-carrier-protein] synthase family protein, with protein sequence MTGVGLTAPNANGLRDFRHCLLSGVAKIQMIDLRYMGAVPAGVCDFDPLQYQRKKDLRNCTRAGSIGIFCAQEAFQDAGIDLAERDTARLGVYVGITEHGNVETENEVYALSQYNYDVKYWAHHHNPRTVANNPAGEINLKLNITGPHYTIGAACAAGNAGIIQAVQMLRLGEVDLALAGGISESIRSFGIFAGFRSQGALGHGDDPNRVSRPFDRARNGLVVSEGGCLFTLERLSDARRRGAKIYGEIAGYAMNTDATDAVLPNAERQEQCIRLALERAGLTPEDVDIVNTHATSTPMGDAIECDAIRKVFGESPTTYINNTKSFIGHAMGAAGALELAGNLPAFEDGYVHPTINIEHLDPRCELPNLVINEPKQVGNVRVILNNSFGMLGTNSVLIVKKYEGD encoded by the coding sequence ATGACGGGGGTTGGTTTGACGGCGCCAAATGCAAATGGCCTTCGCGATTTTCGGCATTGCCTGCTGAGCGGTGTCGCAAAAATTCAAATGATCGATCTGCGGTATATGGGCGCTGTGCCAGCCGGTGTGTGCGACTTTGACCCATTGCAGTATCAGCGAAAAAAGGATCTGAGAAATTGTACCCGGGCCGGTTCAATCGGTATTTTTTGCGCACAGGAGGCATTCCAAGATGCCGGAATCGATCTCGCAGAACGGGATACCGCGCGTCTCGGCGTGTATGTAGGGATCACCGAGCACGGCAATGTCGAAACCGAAAACGAAGTTTATGCGCTTTCGCAGTATAACTATGACGTTAAGTATTGGGCGCATCACCATAACCCGCGGACGGTGGCTAACAATCCCGCCGGTGAAATTAACCTCAAGCTGAACATTACCGGACCTCACTATACCATCGGTGCGGCGTGTGCGGCCGGAAATGCGGGTATCATCCAGGCCGTCCAAATGCTACGTTTAGGGGAAGTCGATCTAGCACTTGCTGGTGGGATTAGCGAAAGTATCCGGTCATTTGGGATTTTTGCGGGATTCCGGAGCCAGGGGGCGCTTGGGCATGGAGATGATCCTAATCGCGTTAGTCGGCCGTTTGATCGTGCGCGCAACGGACTCGTGGTGAGCGAAGGGGGATGTCTCTTTACGCTGGAGCGTCTGAGTGATGCACGTCGCCGTGGAGCGAAAATTTATGGGGAAATCGCTGGGTATGCGATGAATACCGATGCGACCGATGCTGTTTTACCGAATGCCGAACGTCAGGAACAGTGTATCCGATTGGCGCTGGAGCGTGCCGGGCTTACGCCTGAGGATGTTGATATCGTCAATACGCATGCGACGTCGACACCGATGGGGGACGCGATTGAGTGTGATGCGATTCGGAAGGTGTTTGGGGAAAGTCCGACGACGTATATTAATAATACTAAGAGCTTTATTGGACATGCGATGGGAGCTGCTGGAGCGCTGGAACTCGCCGGTAACCTGCCGGCTTTTGAGGATGGTTATGTGCATCCAACGATTAATATTGAGCACTTGGATCCACGGTGTGAATTGCCGAATCTCGTCATTAACGAGCCCAAGCAAGTTGGAAACGTTCGGGTGATTTTGAACAATTCCTTTGGGATGTTGGGGACAAATTCGGTGTTAATCGTCAAAAAATACGAAGGCGATTAG